A genome region from Myroides fluvii includes the following:
- a CDS encoding PH domain-containing protein: protein MKKFPAKKKGFLVYPIIASIIPVVVFFTHEGSLKHLWFDFALSSLPFLLLIWIYFSTTYWIQDNHLHYRSAFIRGKISIIRINEIQLNKSLWVGLKPALATKGMIITYNTHDEIYIAPIDNKELANELIEINPDIKTVNHP from the coding sequence ATGAAAAAATTCCCAGCAAAGAAAAAAGGATTCCTTGTATATCCAATCATTGCGAGTATTATTCCCGTGGTTGTTTTTTTCACCCATGAAGGTAGTCTAAAACACCTCTGGTTTGACTTTGCTCTAAGTAGTTTGCCCTTTTTGTTATTGATTTGGATCTACTTTTCTACTACCTATTGGATTCAGGACAATCACCTACATTATCGATCTGCATTTATCCGTGGAAAGATAAGCATTATTCGCATCAATGAAATTCAATTAAACAAGTCGTTATGGGTGGGATTAAAGCCAGCTCTAGCTACCAAGGGAATGATTATCACGTACAACACCCATGATGAAATCTACATAGCCCCGATTGACAATAAAGAGTTGGCAAATGAATTAATAGAAATTAACCCTGATATTAAAACAGTAAATCACCCCTAA